From the Deinococcus sp. Leaf326 genome, one window contains:
- a CDS encoding YqhA family protein, whose translation MTRPRPPATGTPTSRQLSHAFGFTRLIVELGVLSSLVFSLALFVAAIWQAVRTIRDAFTHLGEEGTTKHLMVAAVEQADTLLVGMALLIISLGMQALFVGRVANVPAWLHIRTFDDLKQKLLGIVVVALAVNFFSVALEWKGGTEILAYGAALAAVILAVGAYSVILTRQGAVHPEPPVSAPPAPPRDAPPV comes from the coding sequence GTGACGCGCCCGCGCCCACCTGCCACCGGCACCCCCACCTCCCGGCAGCTCTCCCACGCCTTCGGGTTCACGCGCCTGATCGTCGAACTCGGGGTACTCAGCTCTCTGGTGTTCAGTCTCGCGCTGTTCGTGGCGGCCATCTGGCAGGCGGTGCGCACCATCCGGGACGCCTTCACGCATCTGGGCGAGGAAGGCACGACCAAGCACCTCATGGTGGCGGCGGTCGAGCAGGCTGACACGTTGCTCGTCGGGATGGCCCTGCTCATCATTAGTCTGGGGATGCAGGCGCTATTCGTCGGGCGGGTGGCGAACGTGCCCGCGTGGCTGCACATCCGCACCTTCGACGACCTCAAGCAGAAGCTCCTGGGCATCGTGGTGGTCGCGCTGGCGGTCAATTTCTTCAGCGTGGCGCTGGAATGGAAGGGTGGCACCGAGATCCTGGCCTACGGCGCGGCGCTCGCGGCCGTGATCCTGGCGGTGGGGGCCTACAGCGTGATCCTGACCCGCCAGGGGGCAGTCCACCCCGAGCCGCCGGTCTCCGCGCCGCCTGCTCCTCCCAGGGACGCGCCGCCTGTATGA
- a CDS encoding tRNA (adenine(22)-N(1))-methyltransferase TrmK: MTLDTLDARLGAVLSFIRAEVHADIGADHARLPVALIRSGRARRCVAVELNPGPLAQARRNVAGAGLGAQIEVREGDGFAPLRPGEVDSASLCGMGAATIRGVLERAGAALPPRLVLQPNDSPEPLRRWAQARGYHLRAETLAAGHWLYPVLALERAEGTDPAYAALPRAAALRYGPLLLRAGDAELREQVKADLRRLTPHAAPGRPAERELATAQEAWTRLEGGA, translated from the coding sequence ATGACCCTGGACACCCTGGACGCCCGGCTCGGGGCGGTGCTCTCATTTATCCGCGCCGAGGTCCACGCCGATATCGGGGCCGACCACGCGCGACTGCCCGTCGCCCTCATCCGCAGCGGGCGAGCGCGGCGCTGCGTTGCCGTGGAACTCAATCCCGGCCCGCTGGCCCAGGCGCGGCGCAACGTGGCCGGCGCGGGTCTCGGCGCCCAGATCGAGGTCCGGGAAGGCGACGGCTTCGCGCCTCTGCGCCCAGGCGAGGTGGACAGTGCCAGCCTGTGCGGCATGGGCGCGGCGACCATCCGCGGCGTGCTGGAGCGGGCGGGCGCGGCCCTGCCCCCCCGGCTGGTGCTGCAGCCCAACGACAGTCCCGAGCCGCTGCGGCGCTGGGCGCAGGCGCGGGGCTACCACCTGCGGGCCGAGACGCTCGCGGCGGGCCACTGGCTTTACCCGGTGCTGGCCCTGGAGCGCGCCGAAGGGACTGATCCTGCCTACGCAGCCCTGCCCCGGGCCGCCGCGCTGCGCTATGGTCCGCTGCTGCTACGCGCGGGAGACGCGGAATTGCGCGAACAGGTGAAGGCCGACCTGCGCCGCCTGACCCCGCACGCCGCGCCTGGCCGCCCCGCCGAGCGCGAACTGGCGACCGCGCAGGAGGCCTGGACCCGGCTGGAGGGCGGGGCATGA